In Clostridium sporogenes, one genomic interval encodes:
- a CDS encoding ECF transporter S component, with protein sequence MKTKRLVIIGLFIALSFVGANIKIMGSIAFDSMPAFLGTLILGPIVGAIIGAVAHFLSALTSGFPLSLPVHMIVMVDMAVTMLLFGIAYNKLKNKNNILAAIVATIVAVIINGPVSVFAIIPIAGKGVLALLPILSLAALANVIIAIIIYRFIPEKYFKRNK encoded by the coding sequence ATGAAAACTAAAAGATTAGTTATTATAGGATTATTTATAGCTTTAAGTTTTGTAGGAGCAAATATAAAAATAATGGGAAGTATAGCCTTTGATTCTATGCCAGCATTTTTAGGAACATTAATATTAGGACCTATTGTAGGGGCTATTATAGGGGCAGTAGCTCACTTTTTAAGTGCCTTAACTAGTGGATTTCCATTAAGTTTACCAGTGCATATGATAGTTATGGTAGATATGGCAGTTACTATGTTATTGTTTGGAATAGCTTATAATAAGTTAAAAAATAAAAATAATATTTTAGCAGCAATAGTTGCAACAATAGTAGCAGTTATTATAAATGGACCAGTATCTGTGTTTGCTATAATTCCTATAGCAGGCAAAGGAGTATTAGCTCTATTACCAATACTTTCTTTAGCAGCCTTAGCAAATGTAATAATAGCTATTATAATATATAGATTTATACCTGAAAAATATTTTAAGAGAAATAAATAA
- a CDS encoding DUF7010 family protein → MNLEELRLDCSIKQKKGLHFILASIIIWCAVLVIHITSLPILTKNLFTFCCTAPLMPLAYMISKAIKVDFTNKENPLTNLGVLFSVNQMLYLLIAMWIYQEVPEKMLMVLAMIFGAHLMPYGWLYKSKTYIGMSVFIPIVVLIIGLNFKPHIIAVIMILFEIVFSLLLMVEIKK, encoded by the coding sequence ATGAATTTGGAAGAATTAAGGCTAGATTGTTCAATTAAACAGAAAAAGGGATTACATTTTATTCTAGCTTCCATTATAATTTGGTGCGCAGTATTGGTGATTCACATAACATCATTACCTATACTTACAAAAAATTTATTTACATTTTGTTGTACTGCACCTCTTATGCCATTAGCTTATATGATTTCAAAAGCTATTAAAGTTGATTTTACGAATAAAGAAAACCCTTTAACTAATTTAGGAGTACTTTTTTCTGTAAATCAAATGTTGTACTTGCTTATTGCCATGTGGATTTATCAAGAAGTTCCAGAAAAAATGTTGATGGTTTTAGCAATGATTTTTGGTGCTCATCTAATGCCTTATGGATGGTTATATAAATCCAAAACTTATATAGGTATGTCTGTTTTTATTCCAATTGTTGTTTTGATAATTGGTTTAAATTTTAAACCACATATAATAGCAGTAATTATGATATTATTCGAAATTGTATTTAGTTTATTGTTAATGGTTGAGATAAAAAAATAA
- a CDS encoding cobalt-factor II C(20)-methyltransferase — protein sequence MKDIHNNIEFENRDPDKKYGTLYGIGVGPGNEELLTIKAVKILERCDVVIAPTAREQGESIALNTAKNFINSKAEIYLKYFPMKKEKKAEICENYRFMEKLLSEGKNVVFLTIGDPFVYSTYIYLLEYMKNHNLNIETVPGITSFCAAASLAGETLVIGDEPLLILPGNRLDSIKDEKYLVIMKYYKNTEEVLDKLEEKGFKYVCVKRAYREGQEILRTREEILNSKDYMSIIIANKE from the coding sequence ATGAAAGATATACATAATAATATAGAATTTGAAAATAGGGATCCAGATAAAAAATACGGAACCTTATATGGAATTGGAGTAGGTCCAGGAAATGAAGAATTATTAACTATAAAAGCTGTGAAAATTTTAGAAAGATGTGATGTAGTTATAGCACCAACAGCAAGAGAACAAGGGGAAAGCATAGCGTTAAATACAGCTAAAAATTTTATAAACTCTAAAGCAGAAATATATTTAAAATATTTTCCTATGAAAAAGGAAAAGAAAGCAGAGATATGTGAAAATTATAGATTCATGGAAAAATTATTATCAGAAGGCAAAAATGTAGTTTTTCTAACTATAGGAGACCCTTTTGTATATAGTACCTACATATATTTATTAGAATACATGAAAAATCATAATTTGAATATAGAAACAGTACCGGGAATAACTTCTTTTTGTGCAGCAGCAAGTTTAGCAGGAGAAACTTTAGTTATAGGAGATGAGCCTCTTTTAATATTGCCAGGGAATAGGTTAGATTCTATAAAAGATGAAAAATATTTAGTAATAATGAAATACTACAAAAATACAGAAGAAGTTTTGGATAAGCTAGAAGAAAAAGGCTTTAAATATGTATGTGTAAAAAGAGCTTATAGGGAAGGACAAGAAATATTAAGAACAAGAGAAGAAATTTTAAATTCTAAAGATTATATGTCAATTATAATAGCTAACAAGGAATAG
- the cbiG gene encoding cobalt-precorrin 5A hydrolase, with the protein MNLEKESKIMKISIINVTKMGNDIAYKIKEHMDADLYSKYVTKELIAETSLEYKHQHCKDSNLNLLNDKHYFKKEDFNFKEIVKKSFEDYDAIIFISSTGIAVRSIASFIQSKDKDPAVIVIDSTSKYVISLLSGHLGGANELTEKIAKTIGAEPIITTATDNLNIKAPDIIAKENNLVIEDLKKAKDIAALLVNGEKVVFLDEEGLVNFPKGYVHNIEDAKGLVVVTNKLHIYEDLQNENLNKKCILKLIRKNIVLGIGCRKNYDEITMKENVIKVLKEENIDLRSINSIVSVEIKKDENAIKELSKFLGCPFITYSIEEIKKVEHKFKGSDFVRKTIGVGSVCEPSIELKGAKIIKEKQKLTGMTLAIGKL; encoded by the coding sequence ATGAATTTAGAAAAGGAATCTAAGATAATGAAAATATCTATAATTAATGTAACCAAGATGGGTAATGATATAGCCTATAAAATTAAAGAACATATGGATGCAGATTTATATTCAAAATATGTTACAAAAGAGTTAATAGCGGAAACTAGCTTGGAATATAAACATCAACATTGTAAAGATAGTAATTTAAATTTATTAAATGACAAGCATTATTTTAAAAAAGAAGATTTTAATTTTAAAGAAATAGTAAAGAAATCTTTTGAAGATTATGATGCCATAATATTTATAAGTTCTACAGGTATAGCAGTACGATCTATTGCATCATTTATACAAAGTAAAGATAAGGACCCAGCGGTTATTGTAATAGATAGTACAAGTAAATATGTTATAAGTCTTTTAAGTGGACATCTAGGTGGAGCTAATGAATTAACAGAAAAAATAGCTAAAACTATAGGTGCAGAACCTATAATAACCACAGCCACAGATAATTTAAATATAAAAGCTCCAGACATTATAGCTAAAGAGAATAATTTAGTAATAGAGGATTTGAAAAAGGCAAAAGATATAGCAGCATTACTTGTAAATGGAGAAAAAGTAGTTTTTTTAGATGAAGAAGGTTTAGTAAATTTCCCAAAAGGTTATGTTCATAATATAGAAGATGCTAAAGGATTAGTTGTTGTAACAAACAAATTACATATATATGAAGATTTACAAAATGAAAACTTAAATAAAAAGTGCATTCTAAAGTTAATAAGAAAAAATATAGTTTTAGGTATAGGTTGCAGAAAAAATTATGATGAGATAACTATGAAAGAAAATGTAATAAAGGTTTTAAAAGAAGAAAATATAGATTTAAGAAGCATAAATTCTATAGTTTCCGTGGAAATAAAAAAAGATGAGAATGCAATAAAGGAGCTTTCAAAATTTTTAGGATGCCCCTTTATAACTTATAGCATAGAAGAAATAAAAAAAGTAGAACATAAATTTAAAGGTAGTGATTTTGTAAGAAAAACTATAGGAGTAGGGTCAGTGTGTGAGCCATCTATAGAATTAAAAGGCGCGAAAATAATTAAAGAAAAACAGAAACTAACTGGAATGACTTTGGCAATTGGAAAACTATAA
- a CDS encoding cysteine hydrolase family protein, translating into MSNIVLLVVDVQNALINAHPYNEQRVIENIKKLILTARENKKEVVYVRHDDGKGTELESGTYGWQVYDKVSPNSNELIFQKHYNSAFHKTDLKKYLDSKNIDTIILVGLQTEYCIDATCKSAFGYEYKIIIPEETNTTFANDYLSGEKLYEFYNYKIWNKRFADVTSVEEVIKILENNF; encoded by the coding sequence ATGAGTAATATTGTTTTGTTGGTAGTAGATGTTCAAAATGCATTGATTAATGCACATCCTTATAATGAACAAAGAGTAATTGAAAATATTAAAAAACTTATTTTAACTGCAAGAGAGAATAAAAAAGAAGTTGTGTATGTACGTCATGATGATGGAAAGGGTACAGAACTTGAAAGTGGCACATATGGATGGCAGGTTTATGATAAAGTATCACCTAATAGTAATGAATTAATCTTTCAAAAACATTATAATAGTGCTTTTCACAAAACTGATTTAAAGAAATATTTAGATAGTAAGAATATAGATACAATAATATTGGTTGGGCTTCAAACAGAATATTGTATTGATGCTACTTGCAAAAGCGCTTTTGGTTATGAGTATAAAATAATTATTCCAGAAGAAACAAATACAACTTTTGCTAACGATTATTTATCAGGTGAAAAACTTTATGAGTTTTATAACTATAAAATTTGGAATAAACGTTTTGCAGATGTTACATCAGTTGAGGAAGTTATAAAAATTTTAGAAAATAATTTTTAA
- a CDS encoding cobalt-precorrin-6A reductase, with protein sequence MIALILGTSEGREILSLLNKFTDNILISTATAYGGEILKNYKYKKLNTKPLDKEELSNILKGNQVNILIDASHPYALEVTKNAREVSKDLNIKYVRYERPSSAEKFKGNKKVVFLEDYKDLNEALKNIKGNILNTSGSRNMDKILDLKLENRIIHRVLPAVKVLEDCFNLGVRVEDIMAIKGPISKELNKAFIKDYDAKALILKDSGPQGGTKEKILACLECDIYALVIRRKKINYEREFNNIEDLVEYISLMIN encoded by the coding sequence ATGATAGCTTTAATATTAGGTACTTCAGAGGGAAGAGAAATACTCTCTTTACTAAATAAGTTTACAGATAACATATTAATATCTACAGCTACAGCTTATGGTGGAGAAATTTTAAAAAACTATAAATACAAAAAATTAAATACAAAACCTTTAGATAAAGAAGAACTTTCAAATATACTAAAGGGAAACCAGGTAAATATATTAATTGATGCTTCTCATCCTTATGCTTTAGAAGTAACTAAAAATGCTAGAGAAGTATCAAAAGATTTAAATATAAAATATGTAAGGTATGAAAGACCATCCTCAGCAGAGAAATTTAAGGGAAATAAAAAAGTAGTATTTCTAGAGGATTATAAAGATTTAAATGAGGCCTTAAAAAATATAAAAGGTAATATATTAAATACTTCTGGTAGTAGAAATATGGATAAAATTTTAGATTTAAAACTAGAAAATAGAATTATCCATAGAGTGCTTCCAGCTGTAAAAGTTTTAGAAGATTGTTTTAATTTAGGGGTAAGAGTAGAGGATATTATGGCTATAAAGGGACCTATAAGTAAAGAATTAAATAAAGCCTTTATAAAGGATTATGATGCCAAGGCATTAATATTAAAAGATAGTGGACCTCAAGGTGGAACAAAGGAGAAAATATTAGCCTGTCTAGAATGTGATATATATGCTTTGGTAATAAGAAGAAAGAAGATAAATTATGAAAGAGAATTTAATAATATAGAAGATTTAGTTGAATACATAAGTTTAATGATTAATTAA
- a CDS encoding sirohydrochlorin cobaltochelatase — protein MDKNKRAILVVSFGTSYEESLKDCIESTENFIKESFKDYDIKRAFTSYMIINKILKRDNIKINNPMEALEELKQEGYEEVIIQPLHIMFGEEYEKIEKAVLKFKDEFKILKLGKPLLFKNEDYKRATEALKTQLPKLNKEEAIILMGHGTEHPANAAYFQFDYYLREHINTNIYLCSVESDPSIESVIPKLKKSGVKNILLMPFMLVAGDHANNDMAGEDEESWKNVLEKEGFKVDLYLKGLGANIEFQKIYRDHIKEEI, from the coding sequence ATGGATAAGAACAAAAGAGCTATACTAGTAGTGAGTTTTGGTACTAGTTATGAAGAATCATTAAAGGATTGTATAGAAAGCACAGAAAATTTTATAAAAGAAAGTTTTAAAGATTATGATATAAAAAGAGCTTTTACTTCTTATATGATAATAAATAAAATATTAAAAAGAGATAATATAAAAATAAATAATCCTATGGAAGCATTAGAAGAACTTAAACAGGAAGGTTATGAAGAAGTTATAATTCAACCTCTACATATAATGTTTGGAGAAGAATATGAAAAAATAGAAAAAGCTGTTCTTAAGTTTAAAGATGAATTTAAGATTTTAAAACTAGGAAAGCCTTTATTATTTAAAAATGAAGACTACAAAAGAGCTACAGAAGCTTTAAAAACTCAACTTCCTAAATTAAATAAAGAAGAAGCTATAATACTTATGGGACATGGAACAGAACATCCAGCTAATGCTGCTTATTTCCAATTTGATTATTATTTAAGAGAACACATAAATACTAATATATATCTTTGTAGTGTAGAAAGTGACCCATCTATAGAATCAGTAATACCTAAATTAAAGAAATCTGGAGTAAAAAATATTTTACTAATGCCTTTTATGTTAGTAGCAGGAGATCATGCCAACAATGATATGGCAGGAGAGGATGAAGAATCCTGGAAAAATGTTTTGGAAAAGGAAGGCTTTAAAGTTGATTTATATTTAAAGGGTTTAGGAGCAAATATAGAATTTCAAAAAATATATAGAGATCATATAAAAGAAGAAATCTAA
- a CDS encoding DNA-binding protein has translation MVKFKSWILWLIGAICLISVGIMKFTEKRYLIGAMFIILGVAYVIFSIVSYKGINKINGNTLSDEELKNMDNELRELITDGERIKAIKKYRMVTGAGLIEAKEYVDSLIKGETK, from the coding sequence ATGGTGAAATTTAAATCATGGATATTATGGTTGATTGGTGCAATTTGTCTTATAAGTGTAGGAATAATGAAGTTTACTGAAAAGAGATATTTAATTGGAGCTATGTTTATAATTTTAGGAGTAGCATATGTTATTTTTAGTATAGTTAGTTATAAAGGTATTAATAAAATTAATGGAAATACATTATCTGATGAAGAATTAAAAAATATGGATAATGAATTAAGAGAACTAATTACAGATGGAGAAAGGATTAAAGCAATTAAAAAATATAGAATGGTTACTGGTGCTGGATTAATTGAAGCCAAAGAATATGTTGATTCTTTAATAAAAGGAGAAACAAAATAG
- the cobJ gene encoding precorrin-3B C(17)-methyltransferase: MGKLYVVGIGPGSLEHITVKAKKVLEESDIIVGYLKYIDYVKPLIEGKEVHTTGMKKEEERCQRALDLSKDKVVSVISTGDAGIYGMAGLILEMNKDKDLEIEIIPGVTASTSAASIIGAPLMHDNCNISLSDLMTPYELIKKRVKLASEGDFVISLYNPKSKGRPYYLKECIDIIKEYRSKDTPVAVVKNALRDGEEIRLYTLENFTDDFADMLSTVIIGNSSSFIKEGKFITRRGYKVYKD; encoded by the coding sequence ATGGGAAAACTTTATGTAGTTGGTATAGGACCAGGAAGTTTAGAACATATAACAGTAAAAGCTAAAAAGGTATTAGAAGAAAGTGATATAATAGTAGGCTATTTAAAATACATAGATTATGTAAAACCTCTTATAGAAGGAAAAGAAGTACATACTACAGGAATGAAAAAAGAAGAAGAAAGATGCCAAAGGGCATTAGATTTAAGTAAGGATAAGGTTGTTTCAGTAATAAGTACAGGTGATGCTGGAATCTATGGTATGGCAGGGCTTATATTAGAAATGAACAAAGACAAGGATTTAGAAATTGAAATAATTCCAGGGGTAACAGCCTCAACCTCAGCAGCTTCTATAATAGGGGCACCTCTTATGCATGATAATTGTAACATAAGTTTAAGTGATTTAATGACACCTTATGAACTTATAAAAAAGAGAGTTAAATTAGCGTCAGAAGGAGATTTTGTTATATCCTTGTACAATCCTAAAAGTAAAGGAAGACCATATTATTTAAAAGAATGTATAGATATAATAAAGGAATATAGAAGCAAGGATACTCCTGTTGCAGTGGTGAAAAATGCCCTAAGAGATGGCGAAGAAATACGTCTATATACTTTAGAAAATTTCACAGATGATTTTGCAGATATGCTATCTACAGTAATAATAGGTAACAGTAGTAGTTTTATTAAAGAAGGAAAGTTTATAACAAGAAGAGGTTATAAAGTATATAAAGATTAA
- the cobM gene encoding precorrin-4 C(11)-methyltransferase — protein sequence MESKVYFIGAGPGDPDLITVKGRDILTKADVVIYAGSLVSKEHLDYCKEGVEVYNSASMTLKEVIKVIEKAHNENKSIVRLHTGDPSIYGAIKEQMDELDKLNICYEVVPGVSSFTAAAASIKKEFTLPGVSQTLILTRVEGRTPVPEKEDLEVLASRGASMALFLSVGMIDKVASKLKKGYGRNVPIAVIQRATWQDEKVAIGTLDDIAKKVKDANITKTAQILVGDFIDCKYDKSLLYDEKFTHEFRKGI from the coding sequence ATGGAAAGTAAGGTTTATTTTATAGGAGCAGGTCCTGGAGATCCAGATTTAATAACAGTAAAAGGAAGAGATATTTTAACTAAAGCAGATGTAGTTATATATGCAGGTTCTTTAGTAAGCAAAGAGCATTTAGACTATTGCAAAGAAGGTGTAGAGGTTTATAATTCAGCTTCTATGACTTTAAAGGAAGTTATAAAAGTTATAGAAAAGGCCCATAATGAAAATAAATCCATAGTAAGACTTCATACGGGAGATCCGTCTATATATGGAGCTATAAAAGAACAAATGGATGAATTAGATAAATTAAATATATGTTATGAGGTTGTACCAGGAGTAAGTTCTTTCACAGCGGCTGCAGCATCTATTAAAAAGGAATTCACATTGCCAGGAGTTAGTCAAACCCTAATACTTACAAGAGTAGAGGGGAGAACACCAGTACCAGAAAAAGAAGATTTGGAGGTTTTAGCAAGTAGAGGAGCATCCATGGCACTATTTTTATCAGTAGGTATGATTGATAAAGTAGCTTCAAAATTAAAAAAGGGATATGGAAGAAATGTTCCAATAGCAGTAATTCAAAGAGCTACTTGGCAGGATGAAAAAGTAGCTATAGGAACTTTAGATGATATAGCTAAAAAGGTTAAAGATGCTAATATAACAAAAACAGCTCAAATATTAGTAGGGGATTTTATAGATTGTAAATATGACAAAAGCCTACTATATGATGAGAAATTTACCCATGAATTTAGAAAAGGAATCTAA
- a CDS encoding kinase — protein MEVTAKYPGSFGEILQGNLGEKPVLVSSPINLYTYVRLFESKKEKNFYRNIKANKFIKNILIDWGHKDYINNIHIEINSKIPRGKGLASSTADLCATYKCLTKLFEKNYSIEELQKHCLTIEPTDSIIFNEFTLFDYKKGSFKEKLGTYIKFYILVFEGSRIINTLDFNNENLKKMSSIEDLIPDLKESIEKRNIKNISQISEESIKRNFHRLTYDYFNIVEEYKNKTGGLGIIGCHSGDALGIVYDNKEDLLKAEKNIIDIGNFKKYTLETVLNIKDM, from the coding sequence ATGGAAGTTACAGCCAAATATCCAGGAAGTTTTGGAGAAATACTTCAAGGAAATCTAGGGGAAAAGCCTGTATTGGTTTCTTCCCCTATAAATTTATATACATACGTTAGATTATTTGAAAGTAAAAAAGAAAAAAATTTCTATAGAAATATTAAAGCAAATAAATTTATAAAAAATATACTTATAGATTGGGGTCATAAAGATTACATAAATAATATTCATATAGAAATAAATAGCAAAATTCCAAGAGGAAAAGGTTTAGCTAGTAGTACAGCAGATTTATGTGCTACTTATAAATGCTTAACCAAATTATTTGAAAAAAATTATTCCATAGAAGAATTGCAAAAACATTGTTTAACCATAGAACCTACAGACAGTATAATATTTAATGAATTTACATTGTTTGATTATAAAAAGGGAAGCTTTAAAGAAAAATTAGGGACCTATATAAAATTTTATATATTAGTTTTTGAGGGAAGTAGAATCATAAATACTCTAGATTTTAATAATGAAAATTTAAAAAAGATGAGTTCAATAGAAGATTTAATACCAGATTTAAAAGAGAGTATAGAAAAAAGAAATATAAAAAATATATCACAGATTTCAGAGGAAAGTATAAAAAGAAATTTTCATAGATTGACTTATGATTATTTTAATATAGTAGAGGAATATAAGAACAAAACTGGAGGACTAGGCATAATAGGATGCCATAGTGGTGATGCTTTAGGAATAGTATATGATAATAAAGAAGATTTACTAAAAGCAGAAAAAAATATTATAGATATAGGTAATTTTAAAAAATATACTTTAGAAACAGTATTAAATATTAAAGATATGTGA